A window of the Gemmatirosa kalamazoonensis genome harbors these coding sequences:
- a CDS encoding sensor histidine kinase, with protein sequence MSHPASTTLAASPPRQLAAVAAASRAAQAARPAFGRGWRRYGLAFAGWTLAGVVLMQQARLTGGGQEAGWVIKMFVDMWIWALFTPAIMDLGRDYPVDRARWVSRGLLHVASALAFALLDAVLMWSLQPYLGGSAPQLGLATEFARRLFANEASYLVLVAIGIAARHAEEARDRQLAAAALATELADAKLAALNAQLRPHFLFNTLNAIAELVHVDAQAADRTVTALGGLLRRSLAAGDRQEVPLREELACVDEYLAIVATRLDERLTVSTAIAPDVLDAKVPSFLLQPLVENAVRHGVERTADGGRVEIAAWRDGEWLRVEVRDDGAGLRHTSNGPNGPNGPNGARPGGVGLRTTRERLRHLYGDAQAFELRAASADGGRRGAVAAVRLPFSPTVS encoded by the coding sequence ATGTCCCACCCCGCGTCCACGACCCTCGCCGCTTCCCCGCCCCGGCAGCTCGCCGCCGTGGCCGCCGCGAGCCGCGCGGCGCAGGCGGCGCGTCCCGCGTTCGGGCGGGGGTGGCGGCGGTACGGGCTCGCCTTCGCGGGGTGGACGCTCGCCGGCGTGGTGCTCATGCAGCAGGCACGCCTCACCGGCGGCGGGCAGGAGGCGGGATGGGTGATCAAGATGTTCGTGGACATGTGGATCTGGGCGCTGTTCACGCCCGCCATCATGGACCTCGGACGCGACTACCCGGTGGACCGCGCGCGGTGGGTGAGCCGGGGGCTGCTGCACGTGGCGTCGGCGCTGGCGTTCGCGCTGCTCGACGCCGTGCTGATGTGGAGCCTCCAGCCGTACCTCGGCGGGAGCGCGCCGCAGCTCGGCCTCGCCACCGAGTTCGCGCGGCGGCTGTTCGCGAACGAGGCGAGCTATCTGGTGCTCGTGGCGATCGGCATCGCCGCGCGCCACGCGGAGGAGGCGCGCGACCGGCAGCTCGCCGCGGCGGCGCTCGCCACGGAGCTCGCCGACGCGAAGCTCGCCGCGCTCAACGCACAGCTGCGCCCGCACTTCCTGTTCAACACGCTGAACGCGATCGCGGAGCTCGTGCACGTCGACGCGCAGGCGGCGGACCGCACGGTGACGGCGCTCGGCGGGCTGCTCCGCCGCTCGCTCGCCGCCGGCGACCGGCAGGAGGTGCCGCTGCGCGAGGAGCTGGCGTGCGTGGACGAGTACCTCGCGATCGTCGCCACGCGGCTCGACGAGCGTCTGACGGTGTCGACCGCGATCGCGCCGGACGTGCTCGACGCGAAGGTGCCGTCGTTCCTGCTGCAGCCGCTCGTGGAGAACGCGGTGCGCCACGGCGTCGAGCGGACGGCCGACGGCGGCCGCGTGGAGATCGCCGCGTGGCGCGACGGCGAGTGGCTGCGCGTCGAGGTGCGCGACGACGGCGCGGGGCTGCGGCACACGTCCAACGGGCCTAACGGGCCTAACGGCCCGAACGGCGCGCGCCCGGGCGGCGTGGGGCTCCGCACGACGCGCGAGCGGCTGCGGCACCTCTACGGCGACGCGCAGGCGTTCGAGCTGCGCGCGGCGAGCGCCGACGGCGGCCGGCGCGGCGCGGTCGCGGCGGTGCGTCTTCCCTTCTCACCGACGGTGTCCTGA
- a CDS encoding LytR/AlgR family response regulator transcription factor, which produces MISAPVDVTASVPAAATAARTHAALRVLVVDDERLARQRLRRLLGAVPGVTVIAEASSGGEALDLVPRLAPDLLLLDVQMPELDGFGVLARLADVARQAPNVAPPLVVFVTAFDEYAVRAFEVHAVDYVLKPVDPARLVAAVERARETRRTAALADAHVRLLALATSLAPGADAPPAADPMADRIYVKDRGKGIFVRIPDIDYVEALGNYARIHAAGSRHMLREKMAVLEQRLAPHGFARVHRSAIVNLDRVREVVPRRTGDHVVVLTGGVRLKLSRSYRDRIPK; this is translated from the coding sequence ATGATCTCGGCTCCCGTGGACGTCACGGCCAGCGTGCCCGCGGCGGCGACCGCCGCGCGGACGCACGCGGCGCTGCGCGTGCTCGTGGTCGACGACGAGCGCCTCGCGCGCCAGCGGCTGCGCCGTCTGCTCGGCGCCGTGCCGGGCGTCACCGTGATCGCCGAAGCCAGCTCCGGCGGCGAGGCGCTCGATCTCGTGCCGCGGCTCGCGCCCGACCTGCTGCTGCTCGACGTGCAGATGCCGGAGCTCGACGGCTTCGGGGTCTTGGCGCGGCTGGCCGACGTGGCGCGGCAGGCGCCCAACGTCGCGCCGCCGCTCGTCGTGTTCGTGACGGCGTTCGACGAGTACGCGGTGCGCGCGTTCGAGGTGCACGCGGTGGACTACGTGCTGAAGCCGGTCGACCCCGCGCGGCTCGTCGCGGCGGTGGAGCGCGCCCGCGAGACGCGACGCACCGCGGCGCTCGCCGACGCGCACGTGCGGCTGCTCGCGCTCGCGACGTCGCTCGCGCCGGGCGCCGACGCGCCGCCCGCCGCGGACCCGATGGCCGACCGCATCTACGTGAAGGACCGCGGCAAGGGGATCTTCGTGCGCATCCCCGACATCGACTACGTCGAGGCGCTCGGCAACTACGCGCGCATCCACGCAGCGGGGAGCCGCCACATGCTGCGCGAGAAGATGGCGGTGCTCGAGCAGCGGCTGGCCCCGCACGGCTTCGCGCGCGTGCACCGCTCGGCGATCGTGAACCTCGACCGGGTGCGCGAGGTGGTGCCGCGCCGCACGGGCGACCACGTCGTGGTGCTCACCGGCGGCGTCCGCCTGAAGCTGAGCCGCTCGTACCGGGACCGCATCCCGAAGTGA
- a CDS encoding tannase/feruloyl esterase family alpha/beta hydrolase: MRLTVTPLIGLALTAALAAPSAAQQAQGGADTLRAPAGGCTGLRALRLPDVRLTAVDDVRAPSRDDDARVPHCRVAGVVGKAIRFVVVLPDAWTGRLYMGGNGGFAGSLNRGALATANQGYVAVTTDTGHDDDGGSARWALNDVERQLDYAYVGVHRTVEVAKVLAKAYYGVEPRYAYFAGCSNGGRQALMEVQRYPDDFDGVIAGAPAAQFTRIGISFVKNLQATYPTPRTFRTPVVTQASLDLLSRKVLDACDAIDGVTDGVIDDPRDCHFAVASIKACPSDRAAPDCLTRAQRAAIVTIYAPTTDARGAVIYPGQPFGGEAFAEGWPAWITGSDTALIRSLGAPNAQAMFAIQGARYLTFGDSTWDYSRYDRARMLADTRRTASFLDAVDPDLSRFAARKGKLLLYHGWADPALNPLATIDYYDQVRARDPAAPDYARLFLMPGVLHCAGGAGPDQAPWLRTVVDWVEHGRAPERIVAVKRDTTGRVTRSRPLCAYPQRAVYTGSGSTDAEASFACRAR, translated from the coding sequence ATGCGCCTGACCGTCACGCCTCTCATCGGACTCGCTCTCACCGCGGCGCTCGCCGCACCCTCCGCCGCGCAGCAGGCACAGGGGGGCGCGGACACGCTGCGCGCGCCGGCCGGCGGCTGCACCGGCCTGCGCGCGCTCCGCCTCCCCGACGTGCGCCTCACCGCGGTCGACGACGTGCGCGCGCCGAGCCGCGACGACGACGCGCGCGTGCCGCACTGCCGGGTCGCCGGCGTCGTCGGCAAGGCGATCCGGTTCGTCGTCGTGCTCCCGGACGCGTGGACGGGGCGACTGTACATGGGCGGCAACGGTGGATTCGCCGGCTCGCTCAACCGCGGCGCGCTCGCGACCGCGAACCAGGGCTACGTCGCGGTCACGACCGACACCGGCCACGACGACGACGGCGGCAGCGCGCGATGGGCGCTGAACGACGTGGAGCGGCAGCTCGACTACGCGTACGTCGGCGTGCACCGCACCGTGGAGGTCGCGAAGGTGCTCGCGAAGGCGTACTACGGCGTGGAGCCGCGCTACGCCTACTTCGCCGGCTGCTCCAACGGCGGGCGGCAGGCGCTCATGGAGGTACAGCGCTACCCGGACGACTTCGACGGCGTCATCGCCGGCGCGCCCGCCGCGCAGTTCACGCGCATCGGGATCTCGTTCGTGAAGAACCTCCAGGCGACGTATCCCACGCCGCGCACGTTCCGCACGCCGGTCGTGACGCAGGCGAGCCTCGACCTGCTGTCGCGCAAGGTGCTCGACGCGTGCGACGCGATCGACGGCGTCACCGACGGCGTCATCGACGATCCGCGCGACTGCCACTTCGCGGTCGCGTCGATCAAGGCCTGCCCGTCGGACCGCGCGGCGCCCGACTGCCTCACGCGGGCACAGCGCGCGGCGATCGTCACGATCTACGCGCCGACCACCGACGCGCGCGGCGCCGTGATCTATCCCGGACAGCCGTTCGGCGGCGAGGCGTTCGCCGAGGGATGGCCGGCGTGGATCACGGGCAGCGACACCGCGCTGATCCGGTCGCTCGGCGCGCCGAACGCGCAGGCGATGTTCGCGATCCAGGGCGCGCGCTACCTCACGTTCGGCGACTCGACGTGGGACTACAGCCGCTACGACCGCGCGCGCATGCTCGCCGACACGCGTCGCACGGCGTCGTTCCTCGACGCGGTGGATCCCGACCTGTCGCGCTTCGCCGCGCGGAAGGGGAAGCTGCTGCTCTACCACGGATGGGCCGATCCCGCGCTCAACCCGCTCGCCACGATCGACTACTACGACCAGGTGCGCGCGCGCGACCCGGCGGCGCCGGACTACGCGCGGCTGTTCCTCATGCCGGGCGTGCTCCACTGCGCCGGCGGCGCGGGGCCCGACCAGGCGCCGTGGCTGCGCACCGTCGTGGACTGGGTGGAGCACGGGCGCGCGCCGGAGCGCATCGTGGCGGTCAAGCGCGACACCACGGGCCGCGTGACGCGCTCGCGGCCGCTGTGCGCCTACCCGCAGCGCGCCGTGTACACGGGCTCGGGCAGCACGGACGCGGAAGCGAGCTTCGCGTGCCGCGCGCGTTAG
- a CDS encoding serine/threonine-protein kinase — MTSFRAQLRDRLQEALGERYTVDRELRGAGMSRVFVATETTLGRSVVVKVLPPEMSGGLSGARFRREVQLIAQLRHPHVVPLLTAGEHRRLLYYTMPLVEGESLRARIDREGAFPLTPAVKLLREIADALAYAHGRGIVHRDLKPDNILIADGHAHVVDFGIAKAVAASHDGGASEGRPFTSAGVALGTPSYMSPEQAAADPSVDHRADLYALGVLAYEILAGRHPFAGRAPQAMLAAHVTEKPEPVARRRADLPNALAALVGRLLEKRPTDRPQSAAEVIQALDAIPLGATQEAPAASAAAPSAATAPERAAAGGVGPWLVVALCVATLALGLALGLWFGRR, encoded by the coding sequence GTGACGAGCTTCCGCGCGCAGCTGCGCGACCGCTTGCAGGAGGCGCTCGGCGAGCGCTACACGGTCGACCGCGAGCTGCGCGGCGCGGGGATGTCGCGCGTGTTCGTCGCCACCGAGACGACGCTCGGCCGCTCCGTCGTCGTGAAGGTGCTGCCGCCGGAGATGAGCGGAGGGCTGAGCGGCGCGCGCTTCCGCCGCGAGGTGCAGCTCATCGCCCAGCTGCGCCACCCGCACGTCGTGCCGCTGCTCACGGCCGGCGAGCACCGGCGGCTGCTCTACTACACGATGCCGCTCGTCGAGGGCGAGTCGCTGCGCGCGCGCATCGACCGCGAGGGGGCGTTCCCGCTGACGCCGGCCGTGAAGCTGCTGCGCGAGATCGCCGACGCGCTCGCGTACGCGCACGGCCGCGGCATCGTGCACCGCGACCTCAAGCCGGACAACATCCTCATCGCCGACGGGCACGCGCACGTCGTGGACTTCGGCATCGCGAAGGCCGTCGCCGCGTCGCACGACGGCGGCGCGTCGGAGGGGCGGCCGTTCACGTCGGCGGGCGTGGCGTTGGGCACCCCGTCGTACATGTCGCCCGAGCAGGCGGCCGCGGACCCGAGCGTGGACCACCGCGCGGATCTCTACGCGCTCGGCGTGCTCGCCTACGAGATCCTCGCCGGCCGCCACCCGTTCGCCGGCCGGGCGCCGCAGGCGATGCTCGCCGCGCACGTCACCGAGAAGCCGGAGCCGGTCGCGCGGCGTCGCGCGGATCTGCCTAACGCGCTCGCCGCGCTCGTCGGCCGGCTCCTCGAGAAGCGCCCGACCGATCGCCCGCAGTCGGCGGCGGAGGTGATCCAGGCGCTCGACGCGATCCCGCTCGGCGCGACGCAGGAAGCCCCCGCCGCGTCGGCCGCCGCGCCGAGTGCGGCCACCGCGCCGGAGCGCGCGGCGGCCGGGGGCGTCGGGCCGTGGCTGGTCGTCGCGCTGTGTGTCGCGACGCTCGCGCTCGGCCTCGCGCTCGGTCTCTGGTTCGGGCGGCGCTGA